The following proteins are co-located in the Palaemon carinicauda isolate YSFRI2023 chromosome 3, ASM3689809v2, whole genome shotgun sequence genome:
- the LOC137634602 gene encoding uncharacterized protein: MFDLKDFIRSPSGEKLEGITKIDWIVLARYYNVEVSESARKQEISNKVSEALMTLEILSDKEALLLMNWEREEADSQQSASDNNTEDSTSEEEGAKVVREKTKSLKVKPKKSKLVYEGMSVEQMQIHLQIVRLGNEKAVELKRLEAEVEQKRIELEIKKIEVEGKSKVALKSFQVDNAVKSVPIFVENEVDSFFLQFEKVAEQREWPRTSWSTLVQTSFRGKAREVFAALSLDDSKDYERVKSEVLKAYEWVPERYREKFRSWIKRDGHTHMEYAREQRLWYDRWINAREVNGDFGKLQELILLEQFKDGINPLIKTYLDERDVDNVVEATRLSDNYALTHKLYHTDVTPKIGRNRVWEERQNYKAQGKTTSSQVSPGGVYNKSFNRGFRGASQNSYGPSVSAGKAGSSGNDQFTPRYQNVGENFRDFVCFSCGKPGHISRSCPHRTENRPIQVVNKVKDKPVHSKKDDHKPENTIALLNQPQACGDISPCLFASPLRPGKSYCNNSIDNNVCNVDENIGYKMGNNCVQNVNNVGYVETNVKENRMALPEESTKSKGTELYDPFIGGGWLHLPCVEKKKVRWLRDTGAVQSVMVRNMYDQWKDTGEYVLLRGFGPEFSAPLVEVKLETPLISGFVKIALVREIPVSGVELILGNDLCGNKVFGSSNPILTEKPSNSSSITEVECTFPNIFPACAVTTRSKSTEGKVKDDDCLDLQNLFKDSPETQVSKVSTPLRMLKVNKEEFVKSQIEDENLKVIRDNALVDINDIEKEGKCYFVKDGILMRKFKSRNVNDVVEQVIIPNSYKNFVLGIAHDSSYSGHLGINKTYEKLLRYFYWPKMHKDCSEYCKNCDLCQKVGKAQHDPKVMPLQPIEVPGEPFERLVLDCVGPLPRSSKGNEYLLTIMCSATRFPEAIPLRTVSADKIIEALNKFFSLVGLPKEVQTDQGTNFTSKKFASFLACQNIKHCLSSPYHPQSQGVVERFHRTFKTMLRTYCCENEKEWDVFIPMLLFAVRDSVHSSLGYSPFQLVYVHQVRSPMEVIKNQLISDEKDSITLQEMKEKIKKIWKVAHENLEMVQEGMKRNYDKKAAKRELDIGDKVLVYLPTSGKVFNQKYIGPCTVKEKQQDFKVLIKNFSDLFSDHPKRIKGVHHKIRLREETPISQRPYRMSQRQQQQLKTEVAYLLKHGLAEESHSKWASPCILVDKPDGSARMCTDYRKVNNVTIKDSYPMPRVEDIIDNVAKFHFLSKIDLLKGYYQIELDKNSRNIAAFVTPHGLYNYKVMPFGLCNAPLTFQRQMNYILKDLEGVFVYLDDIIIVGETWEDHIKKVYDVFKRLLEFNVTINLAKCEFGKTTVQYLGHEIGSGHVRPVDCHIEVIKNLTIPTSKRGVMKFLGTVGYYRKFCKNFSDVAYPLTELLKKDVKFVWAKECDEAFSKLKLMLMSKPVLKSPDFNLPFKLQVDSSEVGAGSVLLQEHDGVGIYIYWNSFMKTTSGWAEIRIYAFISRNHPCEDFANRAIKRDISL; the protein is encoded by the exons ATGTTTGATTTGAAAGATTTCATACGTAGTCCTAGTGGTGAGAAGTTAGAAGGTATAACTAAAATAGACTGGATTGTTCTAGCTAGGTACTATAATGTAGAAGTATCAGAatctgcaaggaagcaagaaatCTCAAATAAAGTAAGTGAGGCGCTAATGACTTTAGAAATTTTGTCTGATAAGGAAGCGTTGTTACTAATGAATTGGGAAAGGGAAGAAGCTGATAGCCAGCAaagtgctagtgataataatacagaGGATAGTACAAGTGAAGAGGAAGGTGCAAAAGTCGTACGTGAAAAAACCAAGTCACTTAAAGTCAAACCAAAAAAGTCTAAACTTGTTTATGAAGGGATGAGTGTTGAGCAGATGCAGATTCATTTGCAAATAGTTAGATTGGGAAATGAGAAAGCTGTCGAACTTAAAAGATTAGAAGCTGAGGTTGAGCAAAAGAGGATAGAACTAGAGATAAAGAAAATTGAAGTTGAAGGAAAGTCCAAAGTAGCACTAAAGTCTTTTCAGGTAGACAACGCAGTAAAAAGTGTACCCATTTTTGTTGAGAATGAAGTAgactctttttttttacaatttgagaaAGTAGCAGAACAGCGTGAATGGCCGAGAACGTCGTGGAGCACGTTGGTTCAAACCTCTTTTCGAGGAAAGGCTAGGGAAGTATTTGCTGCCTTATCTTTGGATGATTCTAAGGATTATGAGAGAGTTAAATCTGAGGTTTTGAAAGCTTATGAATGGGTGCCTGAGAGGTATAGAGAGAAGTTCAGAAGCTGGATAAAAAGAGATGGTCACACTCATATGGAGTATGCACGGGAACAACGCCTGTGGTATGATAGGTGGATAAATGCCAGAGAAGTTAATGGTGATTTCGGTAAACTTCAGGAACTTATCTTGCTTGAGCAGTTTAAGGATGGTATTAATCCACTTATTAAGACATATTTGGATGAACGTGATGTAGATAATGTGGTTGAAGCCACTAGATTGTCTGATAATTACGCATTGACCCATAAGCTGTATCATACTGACGTCACTCCTAAAATTGGAAGGAACAGAGTGTGGGAAGAGCGTCAAAATTACAAGGCACAAGGTAAGACTACGAGTTCACAGGTATCACCAGGGGGAGTTTataataaatcctttaatagagGTTTTAGAGGGGCAAGTCAAAATAGTTATGGTCCTAGTGTtagtgctggaaaagcaggatccagtggaaatgatcagtttacaccccgttatcaaaatgtaggcgaaaactttagagattttgtatgtttcagttgtGGCAAACCAGGACACATCAGTAGGAGTTGTCCACATCGCACAGAAAACCGTCCAATTCAAGTGGtaaataaagttaaagataaacCTGTACATTCTAAGAAGGATGATCATAAACCTGAAAATACTATTGCATTGTTAAATCAACCGCAAGCATGTGGTGACATTAGTCCTTGTTTGTTTGCTTCTCCCCTTAGGCCAGGTAAGAGTTACTGTAACAATAGCATTGATAATAATGTATGTAATGTTGATGAGAATATTGGTTACAAAATGGGTAACAATTGTGTTCAAAATGTTAATAATGTTGGTTATGTTGagactaatgtaaaagaaaatagaatggcaCTTCCTGAAGAGAGTACCAAATCCAAAGGTACTGAATTGTATGACCCTTTTATAGGAGGAGGTTGGTTACACCTCCcttgtgttgaaaaaaagaaagtaaggtgGTTAAGAGATACCGGAGCGGTACAGTCTGTAATGGTAAGAAATATGTATGACCAGTGGAAGGATACTGGAGAGTATGTACTTCTGCGTGGGTTTGGTCCTGAATTCTCGGCTCCTTTAGTAGAAGTAAAGTTGGAAACTCCGTTAATTTCGGGTTTTGTTAAAATTGCTTTGGTGAGAGAAATCCCAGTGTCGGGAGTAGAGTTAATTCTTGGAAATGATTTATGTGGAAACAAAGTTTTTGGTAGCAGTAATCCAATTTTGACAGAAAAACCCTCTAATTCTTCATCTATTACAGAAGTTGAATGTACATTTCCAAACATATTTCCTGCTTGTGCAGTTACTACAAGAAGTAAGAGTACCGAAGGAAAGGTAAAGGATGACGACTGTTTGGATTTACAAAACTTGTTTAAAGACAGTCCAGAAACACAAGTAAGTAAAGTCAGTACTCCTTTGCGAATGCTGAAAGTTAATAAGGAAGAATTTGTTAAATCTCAAATTGAAGATGAGAATTTGAAGGTAATAAGAGATAATGCccttgttgatataaatgatatCGAGAAGGAAGGAAAGTGTTACTTTGTTAAGGATGGAATCCTAATGAGGAAGTTTAAGAGTAGAAATGTTAATGATGTTGTAGAACAAGTGATTATTCCAAATAGTTATAAGAATTTTGTTCTAGGTATTGCTCATGACAGTAGTTATTCTGGTCATTTAGGTATAAACAAAACTTATGAGAAATTATTGAGGTATTTTTATTGGCCTAAGATGCACAAAGATTGTAGTGAATATTGTAAAAATTGTGATTTATGTCAAAAAGTAGGTAAAGCGCAACATGACCCTAAAGTGATGCCATTGCAACCCATTGAAGTTCCAGGCGAACCCTTTGAAAGACTGGTTTTGGATTGTGTGGGACCTCTTCCTAGGTCTAGTAAAGGCAACGAGTATTTGCTGACAATTATGTGTAGTGCTACCAGATTTCCAGAAGCTATTCCTTTAAGAACTGTGAGTGCTGATAAGATAATAGAAGCGCTTAATAAGTTCTTCTCGCTGGTTGGTTTGCCAAAAGAAGTACAAACTGACCAAGGAACCAACTTTACGTCTAAAAAGTTTGCATCATTTTTAGCCTGTCAGAATATTAAGCATTGCTtatcatctccttatcacccacagagccaaggagtggtcgaacgatttcatcgaaccttcaaaaccatgcttcgcacgtactgttgtgaaaatgaaaaggaatgggaTGTCTTCATACCAATGTTGCTATTTGCCGTTCGTGATAGCGTACATTCATCGTTGGGGTATTCTCCTTTTCAGTTAGTATATGTCCATCAGGTAAGGTCGCCCATGGAGGtgataaaaaatcaattgatttcagatgaaaaggattctatcactttacaagaaatgaaggaaaaaataaagaaaatatggaaagtagCACATGAGAATCTCGAAATGGTACAAGAAGGGATGAAAAGAAACTACGACAAAAAGGCTGCAAAACGTGAACTCGACATCGGAGACAAGGTTCTAGTGTATCTCCCAACATCTGGTAAGGTTTTTAACCAGAAGTATATAGGACCTTGCACGGTGAAAGAAAAA CAGCAGGATTTTAAAGTgcttattaaaaacttttcagatCTGTTTTCAGACCATCCAAAAAGGATAAAAGGAGTACATCATAAAATCAGGTTGAGAGAGGAGACTCCAATAAGTCAGCGTCCGTACAGAATGTCACAGAGGCAACAACAACAGTTAAAGACCGAAGTTGCTTATTTGCTGAAACACGGACTAGCAGAGGAAAGCCATAGTAAATGGGCTAGCCCATGTATTCTAGTCGACAAACCTGACGGAAGTGCAAGAATGTGTACAGACTATCGAAAGGTAAATAATGTAACTATAAAAGATTCATATCCCATGCCCAGAGTAGAAGATATAATTGATAATGTAGCAAAGTTtcattttttaagtaaaattgatttattgaaaGGATACTATCAAATTGAGTTAGACAAAAACAGTAGGAATATTGCTGCATTTGTTACACCCCATGGACTTTATAACTATAAGGTAATGCCATTTGGTTTATGTAATGCACCTCTGACATTTCAACGTCAAATGAATTATATCTTAAAGGATCTCGaaggtgtatttgtttatttagatgacatTATCATAGTTGGAGAAACCTGGGAAGATCACATAAAAAAAGTATATGATGTTTTTAAGAGGTTATTAGAATTCAATGTCACGATAAACCttgcaaaatgtgaatttggaaaAACTACTGTTcaatatttaggacatgaaataggaagtggccacgTGAGACCTGTTGATTGTCATATTGAGGTCATAAAGAATTTGACCATCCCTACATCTAAACGTGGCGTGATGAAATTTTTGGGGACAGTGGGGTATTACAGAAAATTTTGTAAGAACTTTTCAGATGTAGCCTACCCATTAACAGAGTTGCTGAAAAAGGATGTGAAGTTTGTTTGGGCAAAGGAATGTGACGAAGCCTTTAGCAAACTTAAGCTCATGTTAATGTCTAAGCCAGTGCTGAAATCCCCAGACTTTAATCTACCATTCAAGTTACAGGTTGACTCCAGTGAAGTAGGAGCTGGCAGTGTATTATTACAGGAACATGATG GTGTGGGAATttatatctactggaattcatttatgaaaacaacttctggctgggcagagattcgaatttATGCCTTTATAAGCCGAAACCATCCCTGCGAGGACTTTGCCAatcgagccatcaagagagatataagtttatga